cgctcatgagtttcaaaggcggtgatttcggctggagtagcaacttcggggttgattttctcgagcttctcatcgaggaaatactccttatcctcatagcgagcaatggtgcgaatgtatcttatccattcgctaaagttcgttccatcgaaggtgaccttttggcaaaggctcatcaacgtgaaagaactagcagcagcgttgtttgcgtttgacatctacaattagaaaaggacaaagatagattagaataagaatccctaattatcacccaataagaaaattagggctaggatccaacaataacatttacatactagaaaagggatgccgtaatctaacatgcaaataaattgaaggtaagtgaatgacgattcactaattctccatcacaaaacttaaactattagtcctaagtgtttttgagaattcctaggttcggatgagattcattgaaactattcaatggcatgtttaaatcttgatatgcccctctcgtttgtgactgggatgccgaggatcacaaagcgggtgtgaattaccatgcaaattcacatggtgccttcattgtaacgatcacctattcgatgtgccggtaaaccacacacgctccatcgaactatgataaacaacgaatcaccctttgccaccttcgcttagaaccaattagtgtgccggtaaaccacacacgctccactaacatcttagcaaggtgcaaagtgtaatttcatgggattgcatcaattcacttttcctaaagtaactaggattgggaaattttaaaaatatgtgtagttacttcgtatttgttattatacttttaatgagaggatgaggtttccctatcctacccgttcggctaacgaccctccaccaatcaagcaagcggtgggtgtgagtgtacacccattaagcgccattttataggccgcaaccttatacccaccttatagatcggcttcgtgaatgaggcctactaacggtaagactagcatttagttatacatacatatacatatatatatatatatatatatatatatatatatatatatatatatatatattattctagtaatatcatattagtatagggttgtattttaaaacttttaaaatctagggtttgaaatttaagttgtctaaattaaaacttttaatcacaaatataaatttcaaaacttgagggtaggttttaaacatttaaaacatggaggatcaaataacaaataattccaattaacaattaatatcctaattatctatatttgattttattcaagataattaccaaaataattaaaataattaattaattatcatataaggaaattaaatattttattagttgataaatacctttaactagatcaagataatagtcatatatatcaaaaaatcggatttagattgatctattatgattaaggtaagtttccataagataattatgaaaaaatcccgaatctggccattcctgacgcctggactcgccgagtgcacaaggggactcgccgagtcaggcctaatcgccgagtccaccttgggactcgccgagtcagtgactcagaaacctaaaaattgaattttgcaggtttgtttcagataatcaagcaacaatttaaagaaaaccaagctagtctctgataccactgatgggttttagccataagaactttcctatgtgcgcatgcaaaaccctaatgcttggatctaggctttctaataaacatgttttgaatccaagtcttctaatgactaattaggttaaataacaacattgaaacagatctagaatcatacctttgagttccttgttgatcttgaggtcttggagcttttagagtcacaaatgtcactcctctaatggcttagaaacgccaatagcaagaagaatgatttaggagagaggagaggggaggaattcggctagggttctcttacttttggagatgtgtcgaattccctatgccatggggtctatttatacttgtagactccttaagggttacaacctaaaccctaattggataatcttctcttaaggctatccaaatcctttccatagataagccttggacgattttagctatcctatatctcatagaattcgtccatagcatatccaaatggatttacagtctaaagcttaactatcaaacaattgacagtttatacccctttatttaattaatctctttaagtcaccaaattaattctaattaattctatgacttatattaatcaaataacaaatatattattcattatattattctcataatatattaataatatttacactctcttaataaatcatcctatcaagttgctatggtgaaggcaacccaaaaggaccatgcataaccgggtcaaatacttgtctaatatagttgcagccttagacactattccaacagaggCTACTtacattctgggaataaggattttaAGAAATAGGAATAGAAGACTAATTTGAGCATGGTCAtccgatatcaagggaacccgagAAAAGCTCACTTGATAGCGGTCAAGAACATtctctgcgaaggactaaggactgggttcttgcGCTTGGTAGCAGTGATGACTTCGGGGTtatagggtatagtgacgccaacttttagACCAACAAAGACAACTTCCTTCTCAGTCAGGCTGGTTATTTACCCACAATGGAGAAGctgtgacttggaaaagttccaagcaggagaccgtggctGACTCAACATGTGAGTCAAAATATATATCCGCGAGCGAAATGTCAATGGAggttatatggttgaagaacttcattggataccttggagttgtaccatccataaaggagcacATGGAGATTTTCTacaataatgaaggagcggttgccttgaccaaggaaccaagggatcatggaagatccagacatatcaacaaaaaatatcatttcataagacatcgggtagaagaaggactcatcgtcatcaagagggtatcgtcggaaGAGAATCCTGtggatcccctcacaaagggtttgAGCAGGATCAAGCATGTTCCGCATGCGAGGAGCATTTGTCTGAAgtacgatattagttttagtgattagatagacatttagaaacttgtaacaatataaatgtaattgaaatttgatgattataatggagatttatttataagtattgtttactatctttgTCAACTATTTATCGTTGtgtttcaactttgcatgttttacttcccgaataattggattattcaaattatccacagtcaatcatactttggaagtaagtaatgaattaagactttcatgaattggcttgtagaatgtctaagtgtttagacatagaaaatgtttgctgcaacgtgcatgagtacttttgaaatggggatttgagtattggattaaaaccaCTCTCATTAAactacttcatggaatttatcacgagtaattatgagacgataatatcgtataacctttaaaccgagatatatgagttgttgtttacgatttGGTTGTGCATTTATAATGCGTAAAcatatcagtaacttgatgttataaaacatattattacgtatgatttgatgagtaaatagtataactatataagtcaaagtttatatgttcctttttgcTCTAAgggggaaaagcgatatcttggacccctcgatgattttgtgttgacttatgtgccgggcccggtcaagactgattgatgtgttcagttaagatCCTTGTcatacaaatcagaaatcgggaaacaaactattggacaatgAGAATGATTCTATTCCATATCATTTGTtcacatgatatcttgcagaaagGATGATTATATTATCACTTATCATAAGACTTGtaattgactaggtcagagttcgacaacggattttgagagctacgattgctagtcaaatTTTGATGTCATACTTGAAATTATAGTTACTacatttatccaagtgggatattaTTGGATTAGGTTCTAatcccataaatataattggtgtgtacttgatttgatagtagcatggtccttttgggttgcctttactcttgcaacttgataggatgaatattggagagagaggttgataaatgatttattaatgtatatgagaataatatattaattagaaatcaagttttttaattagtaattaatccgaaattaatttggaattaattttgggattaaaggaactgattaaaggaACAAGGGTTGTTttacaaatcattgatagttgtgaaactgggctATTGGACTCCTTAGAGAGGAGTGGACAAAAattatagggaggccctataatttttcgtccaaggcctattGATGAGGTTTCCATGGGcttcttaagccttaagcagtaaattagggtttcctccagcaaACCCTAGTAGCCCTCAGATATATAAAGACCAGCCTCTTAGTATTTTCGGAAATGCTTGCTTTTTCTAACCCTAGCCGAAATTTGGTGCTATTCCATCCTCTCCCCTCTCATCCTCTTGTAAATggtatttgtaagccattagaggtgtcggatttaaggcactaaggtttcaagagtcaagatctaCAAGGTATTCTtgttattacaacataacaagtaaggtaaacatctaaaccctaattttgtgatAATTTCGACTTATATACTAGATCTTAGGgttttgctttggtattcaaatttgcttgttcaactagtgaaaaacctagatctaaagcAAATAGGGTGGCATGAACATATAGGTTTttagttatgctcaaaacccatcaggatcAACTTCAGCAAAAACTTCCTCATATTCCGATTGTACATCAAAATCATAATTTTCATTCTCCCTCGGGAAGTTTGCATGTGTGTCTTCATTTAGAATTGGATTCTCCCTCTGGTTTGGAGCATTAAGATTTGAGGTGGAATAGGAGCTCTCCTCCTGGAATGAGCATCAGAAGTTGCTGGTTGAGATTGTTGATCAGAAGCTTTCAGAATTGGTGTCTCCTGAGAGGTTTCGATGTTTTTAGCAACTTCATTGACAATTTTATTTAACTCATCCCCTTGATTGTCCTTTACCTTTGATTCAGAAGAGGTGGATTTGTCAGGCTCATCAAACAGATTCAGAAATTTCTCATACAGGTTTGAGAGAGGAATAGTCATAGGATTCTTTGAAGGAAAGATCTCCTCAGATTGACAATCTGCTTCTGAAACCTTTTCATATAGCTATCAccaaaggtgacataataggtttcttcaatctttcatgatttcttgttcagaaccctatatgcttttAAAGTTAGAGAGTAACCTAGAAAAATGCCCTCATCAACTTTCGCATCGAATTTGGTCCTTTGTTCTTTTGAATCGAAAATCAAGCACCTGCAAcaaaacacatgaaagaatttggtGTTGGGTTTTCTTTTATTCAGAATATCATAAGGTgtaattaagtatcttttgttaaTATAGGAGCGGTTTTGTGTGAAACAAGCAGttgcaatagcatcagcccagaaatagaGAGGAAGATTTGCAAATGATAACATCGTCCTCACAGCTTCACAAAGAGAGCGATATTTTCTTTCAACGAAaccgttttgttgtggagtgtaaggagAAGAAAATTTTTGAGTTATCCCTATTTCAGTTAAGAATTCTTCAAACGCTTGGTTTTTGAATTTCGAACCGTTGTCACTGCAAATGTTCCAAATGGGCTTTTGTAATTGAAGCTCTATCTACTTGATCAAATCTTTCACCTTCGGAGTAGCATCTGATTTCTGTCTAAGAAAGAACACCcaggtaaatcaagaaaaatcatcaacaataaccaagaTATATTTATTACCACCAATAATTTCAATGGCAtatggtccacataagtcaatatgAATTAATTCAAGTGGCTCGACTATTTTGGTATTGACAATGGTTGAGTGACTCTTTCTACATTGCTTTTCAAGCTCACATGCATCACACAGATGTTCCTTGTCAAACTTTAGAAAGGATAAACCACGTACAAGATTGCCCAGTACGGGTTTATTGATATCCTTGGAATTCAAATAAGAGAGCCTTCAGTGACATAGCCAACTATCATCCGAAGATGCTTTCGTAAGAAGGCAAATGGATGGCTTCCCGTTGATTGGTTTCAAGTTTAGTGGATACATTTCTCCCTTTCATTTAGATTTCAAAAGTATTGCCTTGGATTTCTTTTTAACAATTTCTGAACCCTTATCATCAAACGACACCTTTAGCCCTGTACCTAAAACCAATCGATAAACACTTATTAGGTCGTATTGTAGTCCTTCTACATAAGCTACCTTCTGAATAGAGAATTCTCCATTCGTAATCATCCCGCAGCTTTTAATTTCCTCTACGGCGTTATTTCCAAATTTTACTCTATCGCCATCCTTCAACGATCTATATTCTTTTAATTCTTCTCTCCTCCCAGTCATGTGACATGAACAACCgatgtcaatataccattctgaaTCCTCCTGTTCGTCACACATAACCTACAAAATTCAGAGAGATTTAGGAATCCAAACCCTCTTAGGTCCTTGTGAAGATTTACCAATAGGAAAAATCTTATTCTTATCAACCCAAAAGGATCTTTTTATCAAAATGCTATTCTTcccttttattattttaaaaacctCCGATTTATCGTCACCAAGACTAATTTCAAATATATTAGATTTTTGTTGAATAAATTCTTTGGTTTTCTTAGCAATCCTTTTCGCCAATTCCTTTTCCTCCTTTTTCGAGTTAGCTTCGTATTCCTCAAGAGAAATCTCAAGTTCCGAAACAACTTTACTTTTGCCCTAAACATCTTTTGATGTTTTGgtagattttaaaaaaaaaaattgttattgaAGGACAATTAGATTTTGGCTTTTCAACAGCTTTTGAAACATGAGGTTTTAAAACCTGGGGtttggaaaaaggttttgatTTTGGTTTCTTAATTGGAGAAGAATTTGCATTTTGAATTGTAGATCATTCTGAATTAACAGAATTTTGATTGGAATTCTTATTTTTCCAAAAACACTTTCTTTTCTGAACATTAAATTTAGGTTTCTCTTTTCTGACTGGCGTTTCATGTTGTTCAGAAGAGCTTTCACTGGAGACATCCTTCGTGCCACTTGGCCCTGCCTAATCGTAACGAAGGTCTACACGATTCAGTGGTTCTGAAACGTATTTACCTTTCGTTTTCCATGAGGTCATTTCAAAAAGACCTtttgtttcgtctgcattgtctatggGTTCTGACCAGAAGAATTCATCACAATCATCAGCATTATCATCATTAACAAGGGACGTTAGTTCTGAAGTATCCTTTTTATTCAGTCCAGTTTTCACaaatacttgatttggaactATTTGTACTTTTAGATAAACTGTGTCTTTTTCATTTAAAACTATAGAAACTTTATTTTCAATAATACAAATGAATTCAATTGAGTTTTCAAAATTCAGATTTTTCTTAGCCTATTCGGTATTTTGAACAAAAATAGAACAATCTATTTCATCCcccacagaaatttcactcatatcactttCATCAAATTCAGAAATGTTTTCATCATTAAAGTGTTTTCTGAATTCAATTTATTGcataatgagtcaaatttttgcaaaGTATCAGATTTAATTTTTTCTTTATCCTTATCATTCAACATTTGTTTCACCATATTCTTGTGTTCTTTGGACTTAATGTGTTCTTCTATTTTCTCAAGTCCAATTTTATATGAATCTGAAACTTCATCAGAAGAAACGATGGATTCGCACTCATAACAATCTGTGTCGATTTCATCCTCTTTCAATTCAATAAAGGGCAAAATCATATTGTGCAAAccttttcctatttcacaatcatgATGCAACTGATTAATGTTAAAATATAAACACttcgcaatcaaacaaaaaatgtttctctgtttttttttttaaaaaaaaaagcacAACTGTCTCTCTTTAAATAAATGATGTCATCTCTCGATCTATTAAGATCAACTTCCAACTTCTCTATACTTAATATCCTCTCTTCACATTTAAATGTTACCCTACTGATTTGATGATTTAGAATAGCATTACTTAGACATGTTCTTTTTCAACTATCACTAAAATTAGAAACAATATATTTTAAATCGTCTAGTTCTGAATCATAACGAGTCGCAGGTATATTAAGAGATATAAGTATAGAGTGTACCTTATCAATGACCCTCTCGCAATCTGACACCTGCTTAGAAACAGTCTTTGCTGTGAAGAAACTTTTGGAATTTTGACCGCCGTCAATTGCGTAACCTCTCTGTTTAGAAACACCACTTTGAACCATCAAGCATCTGCCTTCCACACTCTGAACTTCTGGCTTCACCACATGCACCCTCCATGGGGTGGATTTCTAACCTCATCATCTTCCAATTTGATTGACCAAACTTTAACTCGTCCAAATTCGGCACTTTCGTCCTACACGATTAATGATGGCTTTGTATTTGATCCGTTCCTTTTCTGAAGCTCCTCAATCTACTGAAGATATTAAGCTTCATCCTTCTCAGATTCCTTCATCTCATTCGCTCCCCTCAGCATGCATTCCTTCGGAAAGTGATTTTTGCCATGACAATAATTGCATTCATAGCAAGAATCACCAAGaacctttttctcctttttctcTTCATCAGCTTAAGAGTTCTTGAAACCATCATCTCTGGCCTTTTTAGAACTGGAATTTCCACCCTGCTTATGTTTATTCCGAAAACAAGAGAAATTCTTCTTGTAGAACTTGTAGGGTTGGAGACTAATAGTGCCTTGTCTTTAGAGGAGATTTCACTGTCAGAGAGATCAAATTCTAAATCTTCTTCAGTCGCCTTCTTTCTCTTCGCTACCAATGCTAGGGAACCCATGCCAGCAACAATCTTCACATCCTTCAGAACCTCATCCTCATGGGATCTCAGAATTCCCACAAGCTTCGCCAAAGAATAACTCTTGAATTGTTCATGTGCATTTACAGTGGACACAATCGCTTTCCATTCTGACCTAAGGCCATTCATAAACGGCACTTTTTGTTTAATGACCGTTCGCTCTAGATTGTATCTGAGCATTCTACTTAGTAAGTagttgaagcgatcgaacgtttgatcAAGCTTCTTATCATGTTTCTGAATAAATgaaccaaactcagacaaaagagTGTTTGTAATGAATGTTCTAGATCTGCATCTCCAGAATACAACTCCTTCAGtctatcccaaatctccttaGCAGTGGACATGCACTCACGAGACGAAAGTTATATGGTGGAAGAGCAAAGCGTATAAGTCTCATCGCCTTGATGTTGCTCATCAACTTTTGTTTTTCATCTTGAGGAACATTGGTGTGTTCAACAAGAAGAGCGTTGTAATCAGCCTGAGTCTTTATAACCTTCCTGATCGCAATGTGCGAAAAAGTCTCTTGAGTCATCGCATGCCAAATAGTTGATCCATGTTCTTCAATACCaagaacatagtcttcaaagtgcaACGCCCAAACTTCATAATCACGGGGAAAGAGGATTGGAATCCTGCTTGTGGATCTGATGTTGCTAGAGATATTGAACGATAAAGTATGAGGATATTCGTTCTACATGATGTCAAAGATTCACAAAAACACGAATATAGAATCAAATGTGTAAAACGAAACTTTGAGTTTAATATTCAAAGATTTAGATCTAACGTCTACGATCGATAAAAAGGATAGAGACGAAAAGAACAGATCCAAGAGAAACACAAAACCCTAATTCAACTCGACAGAAGAGTAATGAATGAGTTACACTATCTCCtcctctgataccaaatgttgaAAACAATAACCTCTAAGATCGATATATTCTATAAACGATgtgaataaaataaaaagaacaaTGGAGATCAAAGTAGTGTCGAATGCTTATATTGAATTGTTTTAGAAGAGTTCAACATGAACTCCCCTATAAAATCTAGATAGGGCGATACAATCATTAACCTTAAAAATATACATGCATGCACATTAAATAGTCTAACCCTAGCAAAGCACAAGCACGGATGGACAGACCCATCCCGTTAAACAAGActattctagtacaaaacatttGACACAACACTTTTATAACCCAACATATACCACTTGTTATGAAACCATACGATAGTTGTCAAGAATCAAAACAGATCTGATGCCACTTGCCAAGTTCCGATGACCCTTGTTAAGAAGTAATGCAGATAACACACGGAACCAAAACCACACAAAGACACAGTATTTACATGGTTCGGTCAAGGCGACCTACGTCGATGGGcaggaggggagtattctttattcACAGAGTTCTCAAAACAGAGATTACAAGTACAACCAACAGAGATTCCTCCAACTCACTAAGGATACAAAAGATTAGACACAAATGACTTAGCATGCATCCATATTTATACTTGAgagatcagacctaaaaccctaatggtccAATACCATtagcccataggcccatgaatggtGTCAACCAATCATAATCAGCCATGCAGTAGCTTCTAGAACATTCATCCTTGCATAAGCATCAGCAACACACATGGAGGAGCATCATGATCCATAGTGGCACATCATGATGCAAGACTGACATATCAACCATCATGGTGGCGCACAAAGCAATAATCCTTGAGTATCTTCACCATCTGAGCTTCCTTGAACAATATTGAGCATCATAGAGTACTTCACAACAAAAGTGGCTCACCTGGGATACCATGGCACATCaagtgtaacacccgaaatctagAAGGTTAATTGTGGCATAATGCCAATTTCAAGCTGAACTTGGCGAGATAAAAATGAAGAATCATGGATTTaatgggtctactcgacgagttgaggagcctCAACTCGGAGAGTAGAATTCGGTTTGACTGTGAACTTTAATGaagaaactcgatgagttaaggAGCCTCAattcggcgagttggcc
The genomic region above belongs to Lactuca sativa cultivar Salinas chromosome 4, Lsat_Salinas_v11, whole genome shotgun sequence and contains:
- the LOC128133731 gene encoding uncharacterized protein LOC128133731 — translated: MTDADSGEIGTDTLSVSGESSASRVSSASNELSADVANEYPHTLSFNISSNIRSTSRIPILFPRDYEVWALHFEDYVLGIEEHGSTIWHAMTQETFSHIAIRKVIKTQADYNALLVEHTNVPQDEKQKLMSNIKAMRLIRFALPPYNFRLKHDKKLDQTFDRFNYLLSRMLRYNLERTVIKQKVPFMNGLRSEWKAIVSTVNAHEQFKSYSLAKLVGILRSHEDEVLKDVKIVAGMGSLALVAKRKKATEEDLEFDLSDSEISSKDKALLVSNPTSSTRRISLVFGINISRVEIPVLKRPEMMVSRTLKLMKRKRRKRFLVILAMNAIIVMDESAEFGRVKVWSIKLEDDERGYAIDGGQNSKSFFTAKTVSKQVSDCERVIDKLHHDCEIGKGLHNMILPFIELKEDEIDTDCYECESIVSSDEVSDSYKIGLEKIEEHIKSKEHKNMVKQIKHFNDENISEFDESDMSEISVGDEIDFLNEKDTVYLKVQIVPNQVFVKTGLNKKDTSELTSLVNDDNADDCDEFFWSEPIDNADETKGLFEMTSWKTKGKYVSEPLNRGKSKVVSELEISLEEYEANSKKEEKELAKRIAKKTKEFIQQKSNIFEISLGDDKSEVMCDEQEDSEWYIDIGCSCHMTGRREELKEYRSLKDGDRVKFGNNAVEEIKSCGMITNGEFSIQKVAYVEGLQYDLISVYRLVLGTGLKVSFDDKGSEIVKKKSKLYEKVSEADCQSEEIFPSKNPMTIPLSNLYEKFLNLFDEPDKSTSSESKVKDNQGDELNKIVNEVAKNIETSQETPILKASDQQSQPATSDAHSRRRAPIPPQILMLQTRGRIQF